Proteins encoded in a region of the Quercus lobata isolate SW786 chromosome 8, ValleyOak3.0 Primary Assembly, whole genome shotgun sequence genome:
- the LOC115958108 gene encoding uncharacterized protein LOC115958108 isoform X2, with product MEALRLWNLTTPQPLRQLFHLTTSTTTTNFSARLVLRCSSATTSTTEGHNHQSSSSSCSLSSSSSTSDRDVIHTIHLKKLISQHKKEKGLPLLRAPLKEGGSSLLNPSILFPLLAVLAIGDAAS from the exons ATGGAGGCATTAAGATTATGGAACCTAACAACGCCACAGCCATTGAGGCAGCTCTTTCACCTCACAACctctaccaccaccaccaacttCTCTGCTAGGCTTGTTCTTAGGTGCTCCTCTGCCACTACTAGCACGACCGAAGGCCACAACCAtcaatcttcatcttcatcttgttctttgtcttcttcctcttccactTCAGATAGAGATGTCATTCACACCATTCACTTAAAGAAG TTGATCTCCCAGcacaagaaagagaaagggTTACCTTTGTTAAGAGCACCACTAAAAGAAGGAGGTTCATCCTTACTTAACCCCTCCATCCTCTTTCCCCTTCTTGCTGTGTTGGCCATTGGAGATGCTGCCTCTTAA
- the LOC115958108 gene encoding lysine--tRNA ligase, chloroplastic/mitochondrial-like isoform X1, which translates to MEALRLWNLTTPQPLRQLFHLTTSTTTTNFSARLVLRCSSATTSTTEGHNHQSSSSSCSLSSSSSTSDRDVIHTIHLKKLISQHKKEKGLPLLRAPLKEGGWQSIKWLLIKAWITLFWRLNK; encoded by the exons ATGGAGGCATTAAGATTATGGAACCTAACAACGCCACAGCCATTGAGGCAGCTCTTTCACCTCACAACctctaccaccaccaccaacttCTCTGCTAGGCTTGTTCTTAGGTGCTCCTCTGCCACTACTAGCACGACCGAAGGCCACAACCAtcaatcttcatcttcatcttgttctttgtcttcttcctcttccactTCAGATAGAGATGTCATTCACACCATTCACTTAAAGAAG TTGATCTCCCAGcacaagaaagagaaagggTTACCTTTGTTAAGAGCACCACTAAAAGAAGGAG gGTGGCAATCAATCAAGTGGCTTTTGATTAAGGCATGGATAACACTTTTTTGGAGGCTGAACAAGTGA